The window GATGCGACCTCACACCGCCACACCCGTCTCTTCTGTGACACGCCTGCCGTTGGGCTCGGTGGCCTCGGGGTCCGCAGTGGGCTCGAGGCCCTCCGAGCACAGGTCACGGCGCGGCGGTCAAGTGCCGGCTCCGGCACGGGCCCCTCACGCGTGTCACACAAGATGCGGGTGCGGGATGCCGCATCCCGCACCCTCTAAGACACCACGGCCCCGCGCGTCACACAAGATGCGGGTGCGGGATGCCGCATCCCGCACCTTCTGAGACACCACGGCCTCGCGCGTCACAGAAGATGCGGCTTCACGCCGCCACATCCACCACTTCTGTGACACCCCCACCGCCGGGCGCTCGCGCTGCAGTCTTCTGCACGCGCGCCACCGATCTGGACCACGCTCCGTGTGCGGTGCACCGATCTGCAGATGCGCCACCGGTTCAGACCCGCATATGCAAAAAGCTGCAGCGCTCGCGGCTGGCCGCGCAGCGGCACGACCCTTCGCTACGCTCGATCAATGTCCACCCCCGCGCTGCCGATCACCGACCGCCAGGGCGATGTCCTCGTCGCCCTCGAAGCGAACTCCGAGAGCGCACTCAATCTCGCAGCGGAGCCGCCGTGCCCCTTGGCTCTGGTCGTGCTTGACTCGGGCGAGCAGATCCTGATGGGCCGCAACCGGTGGCGGGGCGGTGGGAGCTGCCCGGTGGCATGATCGACCCGGGCGAGTCGGCTCGGCAGGCGGCGATCCGCGAGCTGGAGGAGGAAACCGCCGTCGTGCTCGCCCAGGAAGACCTTGCGTTCCTCGGCACGGCCACGTTCGATCTGCGCGGGCCCGATCGACGAGAGCGTGCGGCGGTGTTCGGCATGCTGTCGGAGCGACTGGCAGCGTCATCCACCTACGAGCTCACCGACGTCGCCTGGCTCGAACTCACGGCTCCGCTTTCCCCCGAAGTCAGCCCGCTCGACGCCGCGATAGCACTTTGGGCGATCGCGGCCATGACGCCTGGCCAATAGCCCCTACTCCCCCAGAATGCGGCGGATCTTCTCCAGCCGTGCCTGCACGTCGCGCTCGGCGCCGAGGGCCTTCGGCTCGTAGTAACGCCGCCCGCGCAGCTCGTCGGGCAGATACTGCTGCGTCGCGACACCCGCATCGATGTCGTGCGGATACACGTATCCCTTGCCGTGACTGAGCCGCTTGGCTCCGGCATAGTGCGCGTCGCGAAGATGCGCGGGCACCCGCCCGAAACCGCCCGCCTTCACGTCGGCGATCGCCTTGTCGATCGCCAGATACGCCGCATTCGACTTCGCCGTCGTCGCCAAGTAGGCGGTGGCCTCGGCGAGAGGGATGCGGCCCTCCGGCATCCCGATGAAGGCGACGGCGTCAGCTGCCGCCACCGCTATCTGCAACGCCGTCGGGTCGGCCAGCCCCACGTCTTCAGCAGCCGAGATCACCAGCCGCCGGGCGATGAACCGTGGGTCTTCCCCCGCCTCGATCATGCGTGCGAGGTAGTGCATGGCGGCATCGACATCGGACCCACGAATCGACTTGATGAACGCGCTGATCACGTCGTAGTGTTCGTCGCCCTGCCGGTCATAGCGCAGCAGCGCCTTGTCGACGGCCTGGGCGACGTGTTCGGCCGAGATGTGCGGCGGTGTCTCGCCCTCGTCGCCGCCGGGACCGGCGAGGGATGCCGCTGCCTCGAGCGAGGTCAGAGCCCGCCGTGCATCACCCGATGCCAGCCGGATCAGCGCGGCGCGTGCCGCGTCGTCGAGGGAGTAAGTGCCACCCAGCCCGCGGGCGTCGGACACGGCACGGTCGATGAGCATGCCCAGGTCGTCATCGTTGAGCGGCTGCAGCGTGAGCAGCAGTGAGCGGCTCAGCAGCGGTGAGATCACCGAGAACGAGGGGTTCTCGGTGGTCGCCGCGATGAGCACCACCCATCCGTTCTCGACGCCGGGCAGCAGCGCGTCTTGCTGGGCCTTGGTGAACCGGTGGATCTCATCGAGGAACAGGATCGTGGCCTGGCCGTATAGATCGCGTTGATTCAGCGCATCTTGCATGACCTCGCGCACGTCGCGCACGCCGGCTGTCACCGCCGACAATTCGACGAATCGTCGACCCGACGACCGCGCTATTGCCTGAGCAAGGGTTGTCTTGCCGGTTCCGGGCGGCCCCCACAGAATGACGGAAACGGATGCTGCGGTTGCGGCATCGCGATCGGCCAGAGCCACCAGCGGCGAACCGGGACGCAACAGGTGTCGTTGCCCGGCGACCTCGTCGAGTGAGGTGGGGCGCATCCGCACGGCCAGCGGCGTATGGCCGGTGAACAGTGCAGCGGGAGAGGTCACCCCTTCAGGCTAACCGTGGCCGCCGACACCGGGCTGTCTTTGTCCTCGCATGGCCGGGTTGCGTAGGATCGACCCGGCCCGGTCCGTCCGGGGAACTGCTGTGTGAGGAGGCCCCGTGGCGCCCCGTGCCAACGATAAGGACGCGCGCGTGCAGCGCGAGCGCGCACGTGTCTACCAGGCCCGTCTTGAGCTGAACCAGGCTCGAGGGCGCCGCCGCACGCGTGACAACGTCGTGGGCGGCATCGTCGGAGCGGTGCTGCTGCTCGGTCTGCTCGGCGCTCAGATCGCCTACTACACGGCCGGCCCGGGCAAGCCTGCGCCCGCACCCAGCCCGACGACGACCTCCACCGTGCTGCCGGCCCCGACGCTCACGCCCACACCGACGACGACTCCGTGAGTGGAGCCCGTGACGTACTAGGCTGGGAGACCCGTTCCAATCCCCGCCGACGGCGACAGCCGTGATGAGGTGCTTCCCGTGACTGCCGACGCAGAGAACACTCCCCCGACGCCGCCCGTTCCCTCGCCCCCCACCGTGGCGTTGCGCAAGGTTCAGACCGCTCCGGTTGAGCCCGCAAGCCCTTCGAACGGCGATTGGGGTCGTGTGGATGACGCGGGCGTCGTGTCCGTTCGCGAGGGTGACGACTGGCGCGTGGTCGGCGAATATCCCGACGGGACCCCAGCCGAAGCGCTTGCGTATTTCGAGCGCAAGTACGCCGATCTCGCCGGTGAGGTCGCACTGCTCGAAGCGCGTCACCGCGGCGGTGGAGCCTCGGCCAGTGACCTGCGCGCGACCGCGTCCACGGTTCGGGAGAAGACCGTCGGCGCTGCGGCGGTGGGAGATCTGCAGGGCCTGGTCGCACGCCTCGATGCACTGACCGGAGCCCTCGAGCAGGCCGCTGCTGCCGAGTCCGCCGCCGCACGCGAAGCCGTCGACGCCGCGATCGCCCAGCGCACCTCACTGGTCGAGCGCGTCGAGGAACTCGCCGCTCGCGACCCGAAGTCGGTGCAGTGGAAGCAGACCACCGCTGAGTTGAACGAGCTTTTCGCCCAATGGCAGGAGCAGCAGCAGAACGGCCCGCGGCTGCCCAAGTCGGTGGCCCAGAAGCTCTGGAAGCGCTTCCGCGATGCGCGTGCAGTGCTGGATCGTGCGCGTCGCGAGTTCTATTCGGAGCTCGACGAGGTGCACAAGGCGGCCCGTGCGCGCAAGACGGCGCTCATCGAGCGCGCCGAGGCCCTCGCTTCCCGCGGGGAGGACGGCATCGGCGCCTACCGTGACCTGCTTGACGCATGGAAGTCGGCCGGGCGTGCCGGAAAGAAAGCCGACGACGCGCTGTGGGCACGATTCAAGGCCGCCGGTGACGTGCTGTACGGGGCTCGTTCAGAGCGCGAGTCGGCCGAGGTCGAGGCATCCCGGGAGAAGATCGAAGCCCGTCGCACGTTGCTGGAAGAGGCGAAGCCGATCGTCGACGAGCCCGACCTGGCCAAGGCCCGGGCTGCGCTGACGGCCGTCCAACGCCGGTGGGACGAGATCGGCCGCATCTTTCCCCGCGACAAGGAACGCGCGCTGGATGACGAACTCCGCAAGATCGAGCAGAACGTGCGCGGCCGCGAAGACGTCGACTGGAAGCGGAACAATCCCGAGACCAAGGCGCGCGCGAACGACATGACGCGCCAGCTCACCGACGCCATCGCCAAGCTCGAGCAGGAACTCGCCGACGCACAGGCATCGGGAGATGCCCGCGCTGTCGCCGCGGCCACTGAGGCCCTCGACGCGCGCAAGACCTGGCTGAAGGCGCTCGGTGGCTGATCCGAGTTATCCACAGCTGCGGCATCCTCCGTTCCGGCAAGCGGACGGTTCAGGCACACTGCGGGTATGCCTTCGCCGTACTTGTACTTTCCCGATGAGCGGCTCTCGGTCGCCGAGTTGGCAGCGGCCT is drawn from Microbacterium protaetiae and contains these coding sequences:
- a CDS encoding NUDIX domain-containing protein, yielding MIDPGESARQAAIRELEEETAVVLAQEDLAFLGTATFDLRGPDRRERAAVFGMLSERLAASSTYELTDVAWLELTAPLSPEVSPLDAAIALWAIAAMTPGQ
- a CDS encoding replication-associated recombination protein A; protein product: MRPTSLDEVAGQRHLLRPGSPLVALADRDAATAASVSVILWGPPGTGKTTLAQAIARSSGRRFVELSAVTAGVRDVREVMQDALNQRDLYGQATILFLDEIHRFTKAQQDALLPGVENGWVVLIAATTENPSFSVISPLLSRSLLLTLQPLNDDDLGMLIDRAVSDARGLGGTYSLDDAARAALIRLASGDARRALTSLEAAASLAGPGGDEGETPPHISAEHVAQAVDKALLRYDRQGDEHYDVISAFIKSIRGSDVDAAMHYLARMIEAGEDPRFIARRLVISAAEDVGLADPTALQIAVAAADAVAFIGMPEGRIPLAEATAYLATTAKSNAAYLAIDKAIADVKAGGFGRVPAHLRDAHYAGAKRLSHGKGYVYPHDIDAGVATQQYLPDELRGRRYYEPKALGAERDVQARLEKIRRILGE
- a CDS encoding dioxygenase; protein product: MAPRANDKDARVQRERARVYQARLELNQARGRRRTRDNVVGGIVGAVLLLGLLGAQIAYYTAGPGKPAPAPSPTTTSTVLPAPTLTPTPTTTP
- a CDS encoding DUF349 domain-containing protein encodes the protein MTADAENTPPTPPVPSPPTVALRKVQTAPVEPASPSNGDWGRVDDAGVVSVREGDDWRVVGEYPDGTPAEALAYFERKYADLAGEVALLEARHRGGGASASDLRATASTVREKTVGAAAVGDLQGLVARLDALTGALEQAAAAESAAAREAVDAAIAQRTSLVERVEELAARDPKSVQWKQTTAELNELFAQWQEQQQNGPRLPKSVAQKLWKRFRDARAVLDRARREFYSELDEVHKAARARKTALIERAEALASRGEDGIGAYRDLLDAWKSAGRAGKKADDALWARFKAAGDVLYGARSERESAEVEASREKIEARRTLLEEAKPIVDEPDLAKARAALTAVQRRWDEIGRIFPRDKERALDDELRKIEQNVRGREDVDWKRNNPETKARANDMTRQLTDAIAKLEQELADAQASGDARAVAAATEALDARKTWLKALGG